A window from Chryseobacterium vaccae encodes these proteins:
- a CDS encoding DUF2059 domain-containing protein has product MKKVITVLSLFIGALAFSQASEAKVKEFIKITGADKLAISSMQTYMEQFKNSAPNIPDEFWNEFAREFTADKMVQLYVPIYAKYYTESDIDELIKFYKSPVGQKTISVMPSILQESMEAGGKMGRDVAERVMEKLDKEKGYTNPPPPADSKKK; this is encoded by the coding sequence ATGAAAAAAGTAATAACCGTTTTAAGTCTTTTTATAGGAGCTCTGGCATTTTCCCAAGCTTCGGAAGCAAAGGTTAAGGAGTTCATAAAAATTACCGGTGCGGATAAACTTGCAATTTCTTCTATGCAGACCTATATGGAGCAGTTTAAAAATAGTGCTCCCAATATTCCGGATGAATTCTGGAATGAGTTTGCAAGAGAATTCACAGCCGATAAAATGGTACAGCTGTATGTACCTATTTATGCTAAATACTATACGGAATCAGATATTGATGAACTCATAAAGTTCTATAAATCTCCTGTAGGGCAGAAAACAATTTCAGTGATGCCTTCAATTTTACAGGAAAGTATGGAAGCAGGCGGAAAAATGGGCAGGGATGTAGCAGAAAGAGTTATGGAAAAACTTGATAAAGAAAAGGGCTACACAAACCCGCCACCTCCTGCAGATTCTAAAAAGAAATAA
- a CDS encoding GNAT family N-acetyltransferase, with product MNIERTDSSNIDFQNLVKHLDADLAVRNGDDHVFFNQFNKIDMIRNCLVAYIDGTPAACGAFKKLSEETVEIKRMYTSPEFRKRGLATALVQELEIWAKEFGFKKAVLETSAEQNEALSVYEKSGFYRIPNYEPYVGIDKSVCYEKVF from the coding sequence ATGAACATAGAAAGAACAGACTCTTCCAATATAGATTTTCAGAATTTAGTAAAACATCTTGATGCTGATCTTGCTGTTCGTAACGGAGATGATCATGTATTTTTTAATCAGTTTAACAAAATCGATATGATCAGAAATTGCCTGGTAGCTTATATTGATGGCACCCCGGCAGCCTGTGGAGCGTTCAAAAAACTTTCTGAAGAAACTGTAGAAATCAAAAGAATGTATACCAGTCCGGAATTCAGAAAAAGAGGTCTGGCCACAGCTCTTGTACAGGAACTGGAAATCTGGGCTAAAGAGTTCGGTTTTAAAAAAGCTGTTCTGGAAACTTCTGCAGAACAGAATGAAGCGCTTTCCGTATATGAGAAAAGTGGGTTTTACAGAATTCCTAATTATGAACCGTATGTAGGCATTGATAAAAGTGTATGTTATGAAAAAGTATTTTAA